One Delphinus delphis chromosome 3, mDelDel1.2, whole genome shotgun sequence genomic region harbors:
- the RARS1 gene encoding arginine--tRNA ligase, cytoplasmic encodes MDGLVAHCSARLLQQEKEITFLTAEIDRLKNCSCSEASSNLEQLREENLKLKYRLNILQKSLQAERSKPTKNMLNINSCLQEVFGCAIKAAYPDLENPPLIVTPSQQPKFGDYQCNSAMGISQMLKTKEQKVNPREIAGNIIKHLPDNEYIEKVEIAGPGFINVHLRKGFVSQQLTNLLVNGVKLPAIGENKKVVVDFSSPNIAKEMHVGHLRSTIIGESMCRLFEFAGYNVLRLNHVGDWGTQFGMLIAHLQDRFPDYLTVSPPIGDLQAFYKESKKRFDTEEEFKKRAYQCVVLLQSKNPDIIKAWKLICDVSRQEFNKIYEALDISLIERGESFYQDMMNDIVKEFEDRGFVQVDDGRKIVFVPGCSIPLTIVKSDGGYTYDTSDLAAIKQRLFEEKADMIIYVVDSGQSLHFQTIFGGAQMIGWYDPAVTRVSHAGFGVVLGEDKKKFKTRSGETVRLIDLLEEGLKRSMDKLKEKERDKVLTTEELKAAQTSVAYGCIKYADLSHNRLNDYIFSFDKMLDDRGNTAAYLLYAFTRIRSIARLASIDEEMLQKAARETKIILDHEKEWKLGRCILRFPEVLQKILDDLFLHTLCDYIYELATTFTEFYDSCYCVEKDRQTGEVLKVNMWRMLLCEAVAAVMAKGFDILGIKPVQRM; translated from the exons AGTCTTCAAGCAGAAAGGAGCAAACCAACTAAAAATATGCTTAACATCAATAGTTGCCTACAAGAGGTCTTTGGTTGTGCCATTAAGGCTGCCTATCCAGATTTGGAAAATCCTCCACTGATAGTGACACCAAGTCAACAGCCCAAGTTTGGGGACTATCAGTGTAATAGTGCTATGGGTATCTCTCAG ATGCTCAAAACCAAGGAGCAGAAAGTTAATCCAAGGGAAATTGCTGGAAACATTATCAAACACCTCCCAGACAATGAATATATTGAAAAAGTTGAAATTGCTGGTCCTG GTTTTATTAATGTCCACTTAAGAAAGGGCTTTGTATCACAACAGTTGACCAACCTCTTGGTGAATGGTGTTAAACTACCTGCcattggagaaaacaaaaag GTTGTAGTTGACTTTTCCTCTCCCAACATAGCTAAAGAGATGCATGTAGGCCATCTCAGGTCGACGATCATAGGAGAGAGCATGTGCCGCCTCTTTGAGTTTGCAGGATATAACGTGCTGCG ATTAAACCATGTAGGAGATTGGGGAACCCAGTTTGGCATGCTCATTGCTCACCTGCAAGACAGATTTCCGGATTACTTAACAGTTTCACCTCCCATTGGGGATCTTCAGGCTTTTTATAag gaaTCCAAGAAGAGATTTGATACCGAGGAGGAATTTAAGAAGAGAGCATACCAGTGTGTTGTTTTGCTCCAGAGTAAAAATCCAGACATCATAAAAGCTTGGAAGCTTATCTGTGATGTCTCCCGCCAAG AGTTTAATAAAATCTATGAGGCGTTGGACATCTCTTTAATAGAGAGGGGAGAATCCTTCTATCAAGATATGATGAATGATATTGTGAAGGAGTTTGAAGATAGag gatttgTGCAAGTGGATGATGGCAGAAAGATTGTGTTTGTTCCAGGATGTTCCATACCATTAACCATAGTAAAATCAGATGGAGGTTATACCTATGATACATCTGACCTGGCTGCTATTAAACAAAGACTGTTTGAGGAAAAAGCAGATATGATCATCTATGTGGTAGACAGTGGACAA tCTTTACACTTCCAGACAATATTTGGTGGTGCTCAAATGATTGGTTGGTATGACCCTGCAGTAACTCGAGTGTCTCATGCTGGATTTGGTGTGGTACTGGGGGAAGACAA gaaGAAGTTTAAAACACGATCAGGTGAAACGGTGCGCCTCATAGACCTTCTGGAAGAAGGACTAAAACGCTCCATggacaaattgaaggaaaaagaaagagacaag gtCTTAACCACAGAGGAATTGAAGGCTGCTCAGACATCTGTTGCTTATGGCTGTATCAAATATGCTGATCTTTCCCATAACCGGTTGAATGACTATATCTTCTCCTTTGACAAAATGCTGGATGACAGAGGAAATACAGCGGCTTACTTGTTGTATGCCTTCACTAGAATCAG GTCAATTGCGCGTCTGGCCAGTATTGATGAAGAAATGCTCCAGAAAGCTGCTCGAGAGACCAAGATCATTTTGGACCATGAGAAGGAATGGAAACTAGGCCGGTGCATTTTGCGGTTCCCTGAGGTTCTGCAGAAGATTTTAGATGACTtatttctccacactctctgtGATTATATCTATGAGCTGGCAACTACTTTCACAGAATTCTATGATAGCTGCTATTGTGTGGAGAAAGATCGACAAACTG GAGAAGTATTGAAGGTGAACATGTGGCGTATGCTGCTATGTGAAGCAGTAGCTGCTGTCATGGCCAAGGGGTTTGATATCCTGGGAATAAAGCCTGTCCAAAGAATGTAA